The Pricia mediterranea genome includes a window with the following:
- a CDS encoding homocysteine S-methyltransferase family protein, which produces MIKDLLKERILILDGAMGTMLQRYKFTEKDFRGERFKDWEYPLQGNNDLLSLTQPEAIAEIHGKYFAAGADIVETNTFSSTTIAMADYHMQDLVYELNYESARIAKKVADEFTAKEPEKPRFVAGSIGPTNKTASMSPDVNDPGFRAISFDELRLAYKQQVEALLDGGADLLLVETIFDTLNAKAALFAIEEVKEERNIDPPIMVSGTITDASGRTLSGQTAEAFLISISHIPLLSVGFNCALGADQLVPYLEVLAHRSDHFVSAYPNAGLPNAFGEYDQTPKQMTEQIEEYLEKDLINIIGGCCGTTPEHITAIADLAKKYNPRPSLVVSQ; this is translated from the coding sequence ATGATCAAAGACCTGCTTAAAGAAAGGATTTTAATCCTCGACGGTGCCATGGGCACTATGCTACAACGCTACAAATTCACAGAAAAGGATTTCCGGGGCGAGCGGTTCAAAGATTGGGAATATCCGTTACAGGGCAATAACGACCTGTTATCGTTGACCCAACCCGAAGCTATCGCAGAGATACATGGTAAATATTTCGCCGCCGGGGCCGATATCGTGGAGACCAATACCTTTTCCAGTACCACGATCGCCATGGCCGATTATCATATGCAAGATTTGGTGTACGAGCTCAATTATGAGTCCGCCCGCATTGCCAAAAAAGTGGCCGATGAATTCACGGCCAAGGAGCCGGAAAAGCCACGGTTCGTAGCAGGCAGTATCGGCCCGACCAACAAAACGGCCAGCATGTCCCCCGATGTAAACGACCCAGGATTTCGTGCGATTTCCTTCGACGAACTGCGTTTGGCCTACAAGCAACAGGTCGAGGCTTTGCTCGACGGTGGGGCCGATCTGCTCTTAGTGGAGACCATCTTCGATACCTTGAACGCCAAGGCGGCACTTTTCGCCATAGAGGAAGTTAAGGAAGAGCGCAATATCGACCCCCCGATCATGGTCAGCGGTACGATTACCGATGCCTCGGGGAGAACCTTGTCCGGCCAGACGGCGGAGGCTTTTTTGATTAGCATCTCCCATATTCCTCTTCTATCTGTCGGCTTCAATTGCGCCTTGGGGGCAGACCAACTGGTACCGTATTTGGAGGTGCTGGCCCATAGATCGGACCATTTTGTTTCGGCCTATCCCAATGCCGGTTTGCCCAATGCGTTCGGGGAATACGATCAGACACCCAAGCAAATGACGGAGCAGATCGAAGAATATCTAGAAAAGGATCTGATAAATATCATCGGGGGATGCTGCGGCA
- a CDS encoding NAD(P)/FAD-dependent oxidoreductase, whose product MVKTDLIIIGAGPTGLFTVFEAGLLKLKCHLIDALPQPGGQCSEIYPKKPIYDIPAFPEILAGDLVDNLMEQIKPFEPGFTLGERAETLAQQDDGSYIVTTNKGTEHHAPIVVIAGGLGSFEPRKPPIENIREFEDRGVAYMIKDPEVYRDKKVVIAGGGDSALDWAIYLADVASEVSLVHRRKEFRGALDSVEKASELAKLGKIKLFTEAEVKKLYGDEHLEAVVVKHNASDKGEVYVETDNFIPLFGLSPKLGPIGDWGLEIERNAIKVNNAKDYQTNLPGVFAIGDVNTYEGKLKLILSGFHEAAIMCQFAYKIINPDKRYVMKYTTVGGVTGFDGSKKEAKKEVVQRIA is encoded by the coding sequence ATGGTAAAGACAGATTTGATTATCATCGGCGCAGGTCCCACGGGACTTTTTACCGTATTCGAAGCGGGATTGTTGAAACTGAAGTGCCATCTAATAGATGCCCTGCCCCAACCGGGCGGACAATGTTCGGAAATCTATCCCAAAAAACCCATTTACGATATTCCGGCCTTTCCGGAGATATTGGCGGGCGACTTGGTCGATAACCTGATGGAGCAGATCAAACCCTTTGAACCCGGTTTTACCTTAGGGGAACGCGCCGAGACCCTAGCTCAACAGGATGATGGCTCGTACATCGTAACTACCAACAAAGGTACAGAACACCACGCCCCGATAGTGGTTATTGCAGGGGGCCTAGGTAGCTTTGAACCGCGAAAACCACCTATCGAAAATATCAGGGAGTTTGAGGACAGGGGCGTGGCCTATATGATCAAAGACCCGGAAGTCTATCGCGATAAGAAGGTGGTTATCGCCGGGGGTGGGGACTCCGCTTTGGACTGGGCCATCTACTTGGCCGATGTAGCGTCGGAAGTGTCCCTCGTGCACCGTCGAAAAGAGTTCCGTGGCGCCTTGGATTCCGTCGAGAAGGCATCCGAGCTGGCCAAGTTGGGCAAAATCAAGCTTTTCACCGAAGCGGAGGTCAAAAAACTCTACGGCGACGAACATTTGGAAGCCGTGGTCGTCAAGCACAACGCTTCCGACAAAGGGGAAGTATATGTCGAGACCGATAATTTCATTCCCCTGTTCGGCCTATCCCCTAAATTGGGACCGATCGGCGATTGGGGGCTCGAAATCGAACGCAACGCCATCAAGGTCAACAACGCGAAAGACTATCAGACCAATCTGCCCGGGGTGTTTGCCATCGGGGATGTCAATACCTATGAAGGCAAGCTGAAATTGATTCTATCCGGTTTCCACGAGGCCGCGATCATGTGCCAGTTCGCCTATAAAATCATAAATCCCGATAAACGTTATGTCATGAAATATACCACGGTGGGCGGGGTCACCGGATTCGACGGCTCCAAAAAAGAGGCCAAGAAAGAGGTCGTGCAGCGGATAGCGTGA
- the cobA gene encoding uroporphyrinogen-III C-methyltransferase produces the protein MEILKKSNTHTPRRRAPGLLTLIGAGPGDLELITLKAVKALQDADVVLYDALVDPDLLQYAPNAEHIFVGKRRGCYSYQQEQINELIVARAKSHGHVVRLKGGDPFVFGRGAEEMEYAAEHGLDTVMVPGISSCLSVPAMQQVPVTKRGAAESFWVITGTTKEHKLSNDVKLAAKSSATVVILMGMSKLSQIVALFKKEGKSETPVAIIQNGTRENEKVGTGTIASIEREVEMQQLANPAIIIIGEVVRHRERIQSIKREYKVVSTEY, from the coding sequence ATGGAAATTCTCAAAAAATCCAATACCCATACTCCGCGCCGACGTGCCCCCGGACTTTTGACCCTTATCGGAGCGGGTCCCGGTGACCTGGAGCTGATTACCCTAAAGGCCGTAAAGGCGTTGCAGGATGCGGACGTGGTATTATACGACGCTTTAGTAGATCCCGACCTCTTGCAATATGCCCCCAACGCGGAGCATATTTTCGTCGGAAAGCGCAGAGGTTGTTATTCGTACCAACAAGAGCAGATCAACGAACTGATCGTAGCCCGGGCGAAATCCCATGGTCACGTAGTACGGCTCAAGGGGGGAGACCCTTTTGTTTTCGGACGAGGGGCCGAAGAGATGGAATACGCTGCCGAACATGGACTCGATACGGTGATGGTGCCGGGAATATCATCCTGCCTATCCGTACCGGCTATGCAGCAAGTTCCAGTGACCAAGAGGGGAGCCGCCGAAAGTTTCTGGGTCATCACCGGCACCACCAAAGAACACAAATTATCGAACGATGTGAAATTGGCCGCCAAAAGCTCCGCTACGGTGGTCATTTTAATGGGGATGTCCAAATTATCCCAAATCGTGGCCCTGTTCAAAAAAGAGGGTAAATCGGAAACGCCCGTCGCCATCATCCAAAACGGCACCCGAGAGAATGAAAAAGTCGGAACGGGCACCATAGCATCCATAGAAAGGGAAGTCGAGATGCAGCAACTGGCCAATCCCGCGATTATTATTATCGGGGAGGTAGTACGGCATCGGGAACGCATCCAAAGCATTAAAAGGGAGTACAAAGTAGTAAGTACGGAGTATTAG